Proteins encoded by one window of Geobacter sp. DSM 9736:
- a CDS encoding DUF4911 domain-containing protein, with protein sequence MQCTSVRHFRIMRRELIYLKFIMEAYEGLATLSTADKLNGIVRISYDPAFAPDVEDLLSALQQETGMVEVVADPSTFSQWSPGHA encoded by the coding sequence ATGCAGTGCACCTCTGTTCGTCACTTCCGGATCATGCGCCGCGAACTGATATACCTCAAGTTCATCATGGAGGCCTACGAAGGGCTTGCCACTCTGAGTACAGCAGATAAACTGAACGGTATCGTCCGTATCAGCTACGACCCGGCCTTTGCCCCCGATGTGGAGGACCTGCTGTCGGCATTGCAGCAGGAAACGGGGATGGTCGAAGTCGTGGCGGACCCGTCCACTTTCTCACAATGGAGTCCAGGTCATGCTTGA
- a CDS encoding sigma-54 dependent transcriptional regulator has product MNISYTGGSILLVDDEPEILELTKMTLSGEGIGDVTTTTDSRDVLHLLEKERVSVIVLDLMMPKLSGTELLTTLVGTHPHIPVIVMTAMDEVETAVECLKTGAFDYLVKPVDPNRLISVVEKALRLSSLETELSSLKECLLADRLDNTQAFRNIITCNKKMRAVFQYAEVISRSRQPILITGETGVGKDLIAAAVHELSGMPGEFVTVNVAGLDDFTFSDTLFGHKKGAYTGADRSRDGLIQKAAAGTLFLDEIGDLNPSSQVKLLRLLQSHEYYPLGSDTLKSTDARIIVATNQDLTRLIAEGKFRKDLYYRLCAYQLHVPPLRERTDDIPLLLGHFVEQAAVSLRRKQPLLAPGLAEELASCEFPGNVRELQALVYDAVARDATGTLTADSFPCIRSHIEVKPLKAATPQEASEMLRRLFGRFPTIEEVAECMIEAAMSIAGERRNIAAGMLGITRQALHRRLRNRGVPLSRRSHGEQ; this is encoded by the coding sequence ATGAACATCTCCTACACCGGCGGCAGCATTCTTCTGGTGGACGACGAACCGGAAATCCTGGAACTGACGAAGATGACGCTGTCAGGAGAAGGGATAGGCGACGTAACGACCACCACAGACAGCAGGGATGTCCTCCACCTGCTGGAGAAGGAACGGGTTTCGGTCATCGTCCTCGACTTGATGATGCCGAAGCTTTCCGGGACGGAACTCCTGACTACCCTTGTCGGAACGCATCCCCACATTCCCGTTATCGTCATGACCGCCATGGATGAGGTCGAAACCGCGGTGGAGTGTCTAAAGACGGGGGCATTCGACTACCTGGTAAAGCCGGTTGACCCTAACCGGCTCATCTCCGTCGTGGAGAAAGCTCTCCGGCTAAGCTCTCTCGAAACTGAACTCTCCAGCCTGAAGGAGTGCCTTCTCGCCGACCGGCTCGACAACACCCAGGCCTTCCGGAACATCATCACATGCAATAAAAAGATGCGTGCGGTTTTCCAGTATGCGGAGGTAATCAGCCGAAGCCGGCAGCCGATTCTCATCACCGGCGAAACCGGCGTCGGCAAAGACCTCATTGCCGCAGCTGTGCATGAATTGAGCGGCATGCCCGGCGAGTTCGTGACTGTGAATGTCGCAGGGCTTGACGATTTCACTTTTTCCGACACCCTCTTCGGCCACAAAAAGGGAGCGTACACGGGTGCGGACCGGTCACGGGACGGGTTGATCCAGAAAGCCGCGGCAGGCACCCTCTTCCTTGACGAAATCGGAGACCTGAATCCCTCGTCACAGGTTAAACTGCTACGCCTCCTGCAGAGCCACGAATACTACCCCCTCGGCTCGGACACCCTCAAGTCCACCGATGCGCGTATCATCGTAGCCACAAACCAGGACCTGACCCGGCTCATCGCAGAGGGTAAGTTTCGCAAGGATCTCTACTACCGGCTGTGCGCTTACCAGTTGCACGTGCCGCCGCTCCGCGAGCGCACCGATGACATTCCACTGCTCCTCGGGCATTTCGTGGAACAGGCAGCTGTCTCGTTGCGGCGGAAACAGCCCCTGCTTGCTCCGGGGCTGGCCGAAGAGCTGGCCAGTTGCGAGTTTCCCGGCAACGTTCGGGAACTGCAGGCCCTCGTATATGACGCCGTTGCCAGAGACGCCACAGGAACGCTTACCGCCGACAGCTTCCCTTGCATTCGCAGCCATATCGAGGTAAAGCCTCTGAAAGCCGCCACTCCCCAGGAAGCTTCCGAGATGCTGCGCCGCCTGTTCGGCAGGTTTCCAACGATAGAAGAGGTGGCTGAGTGCATGATCGAAGCAGCCATGAGCATTGCCGGGGAACGGCGCAATATAGCCGCCGGGATGCTCGGAATCACACGGCAGGCTCTCCACCGGCGTCTCAGAAACAGGGGCGTTCCCCTTTCCCGCAGGTCGCATGGGGAGCAATAA
- a CDS encoding PAS domain-containing sensor histidine kinase — protein sequence MGLPLLPLTSSPSFRTKIFGMAAVIIVTISCAFTIFFITHGRNEQKTEMGRQGELLAALLATSLRLPVFAADTAAIGETAEGVIATQRDVTSIAVYSSSGDLLISRSKSGTGPLPPKKIDIPPAEGETPLRVEHPDVIEVIAPIQALRTGPSAGMLFYGDGNETPALLGSVRLELDKSALEERLQRLIWLAGLCMTAFLLLGAGSAYLIARQMTQPLTSLMEGVNILGSGVYQRIAPRGEDEIGRLAHAFNGMVENLERRDREKRQLEEQLRLAQQMKAKEEWERTFDTVPDLIAILDREQRIVRINRAMAEHLGVGKDEAAGRHCSELCPGCSSVYQEYERQTSKSAVQTEMRDEERDRWYWVTLTPLSGNSRDMTELVYVARDISVRKKAEAEKRAMQAKLIQTNKMASLGLLVSGMAHEVNNPNSNIIFTAHLVAKAWQDAGAVLDRYYEEEGDFRIGGHYYSQIRETLPQHIAGITDNARRIEGIIKNLKDFVRKGKADLGSEVDINSAISVAASLIGNQIKRHTDAFTLRLTDHLPRVKGNPQQLEQVFINLILNAVQALPGKKAGVTVATSLDAGNERIRVTIADEGCGMHPDVKANIFEPFFSTKLDYGGTGLGLAISKSILDEHGASIEIDSEPGKGTVVSILLPVSHQKKKPEASEMKGPA from the coding sequence ATGGGACTCCCCCTTCTCCCACTCACATCATCGCCCAGCTTCCGTACCAAGATTTTCGGCATGGCCGCCGTCATCATCGTCACCATTTCCTGCGCATTCACCATTTTTTTCATAACTCACGGCAGAAATGAGCAGAAAACGGAAATGGGGCGGCAGGGCGAACTGCTTGCGGCATTGCTCGCGACCTCCCTTAGGCTGCCTGTTTTTGCCGCGGATACGGCTGCCATAGGCGAAACCGCTGAGGGAGTGATAGCGACACAGCGGGATGTCACGTCGATTGCAGTCTACAGCAGCTCCGGCGACCTCCTCATTTCCAGATCCAAATCCGGAACAGGCCCCCTCCCCCCCAAAAAGATCGATATCCCCCCAGCTGAAGGTGAGACACCTCTGAGAGTGGAGCACCCGGATGTCATCGAGGTCATTGCACCTATCCAGGCGCTCAGAACGGGGCCGAGTGCCGGGATGCTCTTTTACGGCGACGGCAACGAAACCCCGGCCCTTCTGGGCTCAGTACGGCTGGAGCTCGACAAGAGCGCCCTGGAAGAGCGGCTGCAGCGCCTCATCTGGCTCGCCGGGCTCTGCATGACGGCCTTCCTGCTTCTCGGCGCCGGCAGCGCCTACCTCATCGCACGTCAAATGACACAACCGCTCACGTCTCTGATGGAGGGAGTGAACATACTCGGCAGCGGAGTCTACCAGCGCATTGCACCACGGGGCGAGGACGAGATCGGCCGGCTGGCCCACGCTTTCAATGGAATGGTTGAGAACCTGGAGCGACGGGACAGGGAAAAGCGGCAACTTGAGGAACAGCTTCGCCTTGCCCAGCAGATGAAAGCGAAAGAGGAGTGGGAACGCACGTTCGACACTGTGCCCGACCTGATCGCGATTCTGGATCGGGAGCAGCGGATAGTTCGCATTAACAGGGCAATGGCCGAGCACCTGGGGGTAGGAAAAGATGAAGCGGCCGGGCGCCACTGCAGCGAACTGTGCCCCGGATGCAGCAGCGTGTACCAGGAGTATGAACGGCAGACTTCCAAATCAGCGGTTCAGACGGAAATGCGCGACGAAGAGAGAGACCGCTGGTACTGGGTCACCCTTACTCCACTTTCCGGAAACAGCCGGGATATGACGGAGCTGGTCTATGTGGCGCGGGATATTTCGGTACGCAAGAAAGCGGAAGCGGAAAAACGGGCGATGCAGGCAAAGCTGATCCAGACCAACAAAATGGCCTCCCTCGGACTCCTCGTTTCAGGAATGGCCCACGAAGTCAACAACCCCAACAGCAACATCATCTTTACGGCACACCTGGTCGCAAAGGCGTGGCAAGACGCCGGCGCGGTGCTGGACCGTTACTATGAGGAGGAGGGGGACTTCCGCATCGGCGGACACTACTACTCACAGATCCGCGAGACCCTCCCCCAGCATATTGCCGGAATAACCGACAACGCACGCCGGATCGAAGGGATCATCAAGAACCTGAAGGACTTCGTACGCAAGGGAAAAGCGGACCTGGGCAGCGAGGTAGACATAAACAGCGCCATCTCCGTAGCTGCATCACTGATCGGCAACCAGATCAAGCGGCATACGGATGCATTCACACTGCGACTGACAGACCACCTCCCCCGCGTGAAGGGAAACCCGCAGCAGCTTGAGCAGGTCTTCATCAATCTCATATTGAACGCAGTGCAGGCCCTGCCGGGAAAAAAAGCGGGTGTTACGGTCGCCACCTCGCTGGACGCCGGTAACGAACGCATCAGGGTCACCATCGCCGACGAAGGCTGCGGAATGCATCCAGACGTAAAGGCCAACATCTTCGAACCCTTCTTCTCCACTAAACTGGATTATGGCGGCACCGGTCTCGGCCTCGCCATCTCCAAATCAATCCTCGACGAGCACGGCGCTTCCATCGAGATCGACTCCGAGCCCGGAAAAGGAACGGTAGTCTCAATACTGCTCCCGGTGAGTCATCAGAAAAAAAAGCCTGAGGCTTCAGAAATGAAAGGACCTGCATGA
- a CDS encoding polysaccharide deacetylase family protein: MEKPVIALKVDVDTYAGTRDGVPRLLDILKEAGVRATFYFSMGPDNSGKAIRRVFTRKGFLRKMLRGRAPSAFGLPTMLYGTLLPPPMIGSSFPYILKSVEHMGHEVGIHCWDHVKWHDLLPWMPKKTVAMEIGRACARFEDIFGRRTRTTAAPGWTITADSLEIQDALFLSYSSDARGTSPFYPVLGGRRFTTLQIPTTLPVMDEILGENGITAENINDYYLSLLSPGLNVHTIQAEREGKAMAWLFADLIGRLKDSGATFITLEEAADEFGRNAPDAPLSMGEMPGVIGNVAIQGLDVPPPELFP, from the coding sequence ATGGAGAAACCTGTCATAGCCCTGAAAGTCGACGTCGACACCTATGCCGGAACCCGTGACGGCGTGCCGCGGCTTCTCGACATCCTGAAGGAGGCTGGGGTCCGCGCCACATTCTACTTCTCCATGGGCCCCGACAACTCCGGCAAAGCCATACGCCGCGTTTTCACGCGCAAGGGCTTTCTCCGCAAGATGCTCAGAGGCAGAGCCCCCTCCGCCTTCGGCCTGCCAACCATGCTCTACGGAACTCTTCTCCCTCCACCGATGATCGGCTCGTCATTCCCGTATATCCTGAAGAGTGTTGAGCATATGGGGCATGAAGTAGGAATCCACTGCTGGGATCATGTGAAATGGCACGACCTGCTCCCCTGGATGCCGAAGAAGACCGTAGCCATGGAGATCGGCAGGGCGTGCGCTCGCTTCGAGGACATCTTCGGGCGCCGGACACGCACCACCGCCGCGCCAGGCTGGACCATAACGGCTGACTCCCTGGAAATCCAGGACGCCCTCTTCCTCTCATACAGCAGTGACGCCCGTGGCACATCACCTTTCTACCCTGTTTTGGGAGGCCGGCGTTTTACAACTCTCCAGATTCCCACGACGCTCCCGGTCATGGACGAAATCCTTGGCGAGAACGGTATCACGGCCGAAAACATCAACGACTACTACCTCTCCCTCCTCTCCCCCGGACTTAACGTCCACACAATCCAGGCTGAACGGGAAGGAAAGGCAATGGCCTGGCTCTTCGCCGACCTGATCGGACGGCTGAAGGACTCAGGAGCGACTTTCATAACCCTCGAAGAGGCCGCAGACGAATTCGGCAGGAATGCGCCCGATGCTCCTCTCTCCATGGGTGAGATGCCTGGCGTGATCGGAAACGTTGCGATTCAGGGGCTTGACGTCCCCCCTCCGGAGCTTTTCCCGTAA
- a CDS encoding diacylglycerol kinase family protein: MKRACALIANRGAGTFSEARLRQLDLRLREGGVQTQIFLGEHFSEMTSLAREFASTEEAPLVIAAGGDGTVNAVLNGLAGSRATAALLPLGTANVLALELGLKNAEAAVSRIVAGSSRSFTAGTLRCGDRTRRFFLMAGIGVDGAVVQKVSLKVKKVFGKGAYAVAALRHAWEWETEELTVTTPEQTFSCHSLLLCNTARYGGPAILAPEASIFTPTLELIGLRSMSRGAYLRFLATVLRGGVPSSADIVRLRTEKVRINGCKPIQADGDPFGISPVEIETEKDYLSIIV, from the coding sequence ATGAAAAGGGCATGCGCGCTCATAGCCAACCGCGGCGCCGGGACCTTTTCGGAGGCGAGACTCAGGCAGCTCGATCTCCGGCTCCGCGAAGGGGGGGTGCAGACGCAGATTTTCCTTGGCGAGCATTTTTCCGAAATGACCTCCCTTGCGCGTGAATTTGCCAGCACCGAGGAGGCACCTCTCGTCATCGCCGCCGGCGGCGACGGGACCGTCAATGCCGTCCTGAACGGACTCGCCGGCAGCAGGGCGACAGCCGCCCTTCTCCCCCTGGGAACCGCCAACGTGCTGGCTCTCGAACTGGGTTTGAAGAATGCGGAAGCCGCTGTCTCCCGGATTGTCGCCGGGAGTTCCCGGTCTTTCACAGCAGGAACCTTGAGGTGCGGCGATCGCACCAGGCGCTTTTTCCTCATGGCTGGAATCGGTGTCGACGGAGCTGTTGTCCAGAAGGTTTCTCTTAAGGTAAAGAAGGTTTTCGGGAAGGGAGCATACGCGGTTGCTGCGCTGCGCCATGCGTGGGAGTGGGAAACGGAGGAACTGACGGTAACTACGCCGGAACAGACTTTTTCCTGCCATTCCCTGCTCCTCTGCAACACGGCGCGATACGGCGGTCCCGCAATTCTGGCACCAGAAGCGAGCATATTTACACCCACCCTGGAACTGATCGGCCTGCGTTCCATGTCCCGAGGTGCGTACCTGCGGTTCCTGGCGACCGTACTGCGTGGAGGCGTGCCAAGCAGCGCCGATATCGTGCGGCTGAGAACTGAAAAGGTACGGATTAACGGATGCAAACCCATTCAGGCCGATGGGGACCCTTTCGGCATTTCTCCGGTTGAAATCGAAACGGAGAAGGATTATTTATCCATAATAGTTTGA
- a CDS encoding U32 family peptidase has product MKKPELLAPAGNLEKLRIAVHYGADAVYLGGKSFGLRNLADNFTLDEMARAADFAHARGVKVYVTVNAFPDNSEIDSLYRYLEELDALPLDGLIVADPGVFSMVTEVSPSKPVHLSTQANTTNWKSARFWQERGVKRINLARETTLEGIRETRERVEAELEVFVHGAMCISYSGRCLLSSVMSDRPANKGECAHPCRWSYSLVEETRPGEYFPVMEDANGTFIFNSKDLCLIQFLPELVGSGVDSLKIEGRMKGIHYVASVVRVYREAIDRFFDDPQNYRFRPEWLEELCKISHRGYTTGFFLGPPRNLDHEYHSRYLRSHQLAGVVEEEDSDGTFVVAVRNRLAPGDDIEVVAPGMKGSNFTLESFQNLDGSPASVAHPNQLIRMELPPGTRPLDILRRKVR; this is encoded by the coding sequence ATGAAAAAGCCGGAACTCCTGGCCCCGGCCGGGAACCTGGAGAAACTCCGTATCGCCGTTCACTACGGCGCAGATGCGGTCTATCTGGGTGGAAAATCGTTCGGCCTGCGAAACCTGGCGGACAACTTCACACTGGACGAAATGGCGCGGGCAGCCGACTTCGCCCACGCACGGGGAGTCAAGGTCTACGTGACCGTGAACGCTTTCCCCGACAACAGTGAAATCGATTCCCTGTACCGTTACCTGGAAGAGCTCGATGCCCTGCCGCTGGACGGCCTGATCGTTGCGGACCCCGGCGTCTTCTCGATGGTGACCGAAGTATCTCCCTCCAAGCCCGTCCACCTCTCCACCCAGGCGAATACCACCAACTGGAAGAGCGCCCGTTTCTGGCAGGAGCGCGGTGTAAAACGGATCAATCTTGCGCGTGAGACAACTCTGGAAGGCATTCGGGAAACACGTGAGCGGGTAGAGGCCGAACTCGAGGTTTTCGTTCACGGCGCCATGTGCATCTCCTATTCCGGCCGTTGCCTGCTGTCGAGCGTCATGTCAGACAGACCGGCCAACAAGGGAGAGTGCGCCCACCCCTGCCGCTGGAGTTACTCCCTTGTGGAGGAGACGCGGCCGGGAGAATATTTCCCTGTTATGGAGGATGCCAACGGCACGTTCATTTTCAACTCCAAGGACTTGTGCCTGATCCAGTTCCTTCCCGAACTCGTTGGAAGCGGCGTCGACTCCCTGAAGATCGAGGGCCGGATGAAGGGAATCCACTATGTGGCATCGGTGGTACGGGTATATCGGGAAGCCATCGACCGGTTCTTCGACGACCCGCAGAACTACCGGTTCCGTCCCGAGTGGCTCGAAGAGCTCTGCAAGATAAGCCACCGGGGATACACCACCGGATTCTTCCTCGGCCCCCCCCGGAACCTGGACCATGAATATCACTCGCGCTATCTCCGAAGCCACCAGTTGGCCGGAGTCGTCGAAGAAGAAGATAGTGATGGAACTTTCGTCGTCGCCGTCAGGAACCGTCTCGCCCCCGGGGACGATATCGAGGTGGTCGCCCCCGGTATGAAAGGCTCGAACTTCACTCTCGAATCCTTCCAAAACCTTGACGGCTCGCCGGCATCCGTCGCTCATCCCAACCAGCTGATCCGGATGGAACTTCCACCAGGCACCCGCCCCCTGGACATCCTGCGCCGGAAGGTCAGATGA
- the ybgF gene encoding tol-pal system protein YbgF — translation MRIRVLVCACSAMLCISGCGANDLMVKRQTEIEARMEQLIQRYASADARLAEMSGELKDVQAQVRQNSADLQEVKPLLSEMKSAVDVVRQKPLETQQPSSTALPPSRIEVINGEAAPPDSASKIQDLYMKAFGLYSANEYQKAIEAFEAFIGTHPESEYAGNARYWIGECFYTQKDFRSALESFRRVIAEYPKGNKVPDAMLKLGLTQINLNEPVRARETLLGLVERYPKSQAAAKARERLGKR, via the coding sequence ATGAGGATTCGGGTGTTGGTATGTGCCTGTTCCGCAATGCTGTGCATTTCCGGCTGCGGTGCCAACGACCTCATGGTCAAGCGGCAGACGGAAATCGAAGCACGAATGGAGCAGCTCATACAGCGTTATGCTTCTGCCGACGCACGGCTTGCCGAAATGTCGGGGGAGCTGAAGGATGTTCAGGCTCAGGTGAGGCAGAACAGTGCCGATCTGCAGGAAGTGAAGCCGCTACTTTCAGAAATGAAGAGTGCTGTCGATGTAGTGCGACAGAAGCCCCTGGAGACGCAACAGCCGTCCTCTACGGCACTCCCCCCCTCCAGGATCGAAGTAATCAACGGCGAAGCGGCACCGCCGGATAGCGCTTCAAAGATCCAGGACCTCTACATGAAGGCCTTCGGCCTTTACAGTGCCAACGAGTATCAGAAGGCGATCGAAGCCTTTGAGGCCTTCATCGGCACACACCCGGAAAGCGAATATGCTGGTAATGCCCGATACTGGATCGGTGAATGCTTCTATACGCAGAAAGATTTTCGTTCGGCGCTCGAATCGTTCCGCCGCGTGATCGCCGAGTATCCGAAGGGAAACAAGGTTCCCGATGCCATGCTGAAGCTGGGGCTTACCCAGATCAACCTGAACGAGCCGGTCAGGGCCCGGGAGACGCTTCTGGGGCTTGTGGAGCGTTACCCGAAGAGCCAGGCTGCAGCCAAGGCCCGGGAGCGGCTCGGAAAGCGGTAG
- a CDS encoding LysM peptidoglycan-binding domain-containing protein: MKSILSALLFVLPALAAGSSYSLAAEEEPSVYVIQKGDTLWGLSDRFLQDPRFWPDLWARNERIGNPHFIFPGQRLRVFPDRVEIEPAQPAVPAPRPVPSPPVPKPHVEDTAPEKTYMVSGGEGFLMENGFRPAGFIVSTYQNRQIVGEDDIVYVDIGKAHGAGVGDRFSIFKRLDPISHPVTNVILGYKVIPLGTLQLSETEEKVSKALITKSYMEIGPGSFLTPHEERRREIPLRQPEHDLAGYIVETRSGNAALAAGDIAYLDLGRNQGLAVGNMLYVVREVVPDQKLVEMPVEKLPLDVVGAVVAVEVGANTSTVLIVKSIDTVYRGDRVEIRKAK, translated from the coding sequence ATGAAAAGTATCCTCTCCGCTCTTCTCTTCGTGCTTCCGGCCCTCGCCGCCGGCAGCAGCTACTCCCTTGCCGCCGAGGAAGAACCCTCCGTCTACGTGATCCAGAAGGGGGATACCCTCTGGGGGCTTTCCGACAGATTTCTCCAGGACCCCCGGTTCTGGCCGGACCTCTGGGCGAGGAACGAAAGGATCGGGAACCCGCACTTCATCTTCCCAGGGCAGAGACTGAGAGTCTTTCCGGATCGGGTGGAAATAGAGCCCGCTCAGCCCGCCGTGCCGGCGCCGCGACCGGTTCCTTCTCCACCGGTACCCAAGCCCCATGTCGAGGATACCGCACCTGAAAAAACCTATATGGTGAGCGGCGGCGAAGGATTTCTCATGGAGAACGGCTTCAGGCCGGCCGGCTTCATCGTATCCACATATCAAAACAGGCAGATCGTCGGGGAAGACGATATTGTGTATGTGGATATCGGCAAGGCCCATGGCGCCGGAGTCGGAGACAGGTTTTCCATATTCAAGAGGCTCGATCCGATCAGCCATCCGGTGACCAACGTCATTCTTGGTTACAAAGTCATTCCCCTAGGCACTCTTCAGCTATCCGAGACGGAGGAGAAGGTGTCGAAGGCGCTCATCACCAAGTCCTACATGGAGATCGGCCCCGGTTCTTTTCTGACACCGCACGAGGAACGAAGGCGGGAGATCCCCCTCAGGCAGCCGGAGCACGACCTGGCCGGTTATATAGTCGAGACGCGAAGCGGAAATGCAGCCCTGGCAGCTGGAGATATAGCCTACCTGGATCTGGGAAGGAACCAGGGGCTCGCTGTAGGGAACATGCTCTACGTCGTTCGGGAGGTGGTTCCCGACCAGAAGCTTGTCGAGATGCCGGTGGAGAAGCTCCCGCTCGATGTGGTGGGGGCTGTGGTGGCTGTGGAGGTGGGGGCGAATACCTCTACGGTTCTCATAGTCAAAAGCATTGATACCGTGTATCGCGGCGACAGGGTGGAGATTCGAAAAGCGAAGTAG
- the dprA gene encoding DNA-processing protein DprA, which translates to MDHYYWFALKSVPQVGNVTFRRLLEHFGTPERALNAPAEELALVRGVGPQLAQAIRGHDYRRDAERECRRMELCGCRLVDMNSPEYPPVLRELPDYPPFLYVKGALNDIDPAVAVVGSRRASTYGVTATRRLAEELAGQGVTVISGMARGIDTAAHQGALAAGGKTVGVLGSGIDVMYPPENRRLFGEMAERGALVSEFPLGTSPLAENFPRRNRIISGLSRGVLVVEAAEKSGSLITAEYALEQGREVFAIPGNITMAGSRGTNRLIKQGAKLVECVEDILDELSFPLASCGKRSEASPLAPEEEALCALLAGGPLQMDEIIATSGLTVGELSAILLRLELRGVITQLPGKHFAVI; encoded by the coding sequence ATGGATCACTATTACTGGTTCGCACTCAAATCGGTACCACAGGTGGGAAACGTGACGTTTCGCCGTCTGCTGGAACATTTCGGAACTCCTGAACGTGCTTTGAACGCACCTGCTGAAGAGCTGGCCCTGGTGCGGGGGGTAGGCCCGCAGCTCGCCCAGGCGATAAGGGGTCATGACTACCGCAGGGATGCGGAGCGGGAGTGCAGGCGGATGGAGCTGTGCGGCTGCAGACTCGTCGATATGAATTCTCCCGAGTATCCCCCGGTGCTCCGTGAGTTGCCGGACTATCCACCCTTTCTGTACGTCAAGGGAGCACTGAACGATATCGACCCGGCCGTAGCCGTAGTCGGCTCGCGACGTGCCTCTACGTATGGCGTCACCGCAACGCGCCGGCTGGCGGAGGAGCTTGCGGGGCAAGGCGTTACGGTGATATCTGGCATGGCTAGGGGCATCGATACCGCAGCGCATCAGGGTGCGCTGGCGGCAGGGGGGAAGACGGTTGGAGTTCTCGGGTCCGGCATCGATGTCATGTACCCGCCCGAGAACCGCAGGCTATTCGGCGAGATGGCCGAGCGGGGCGCCCTCGTGTCCGAGTTTCCTCTCGGGACGTCTCCCCTGGCGGAGAACTTCCCTCGCCGCAACCGGATCATAAGCGGGCTGTCGCGTGGCGTCCTGGTGGTTGAGGCTGCCGAAAAGAGCGGTTCCCTCATAACGGCCGAATATGCTCTGGAGCAGGGGCGGGAGGTGTTCGCGATTCCTGGAAACATCACCATGGCCGGGAGCCGCGGCACGAACCGGCTGATAAAGCAGGGAGCAAAACTGGTGGAGTGTGTCGAGGACATTCTGGACGAGCTCTCCTTTCCCCTGGCAAGCTGCGGGAAAAGGTCGGAGGCATCTCCTCTGGCCCCCGAAGAAGAGGCGCTTTGCGCACTTCTTGCGGGAGGGCCTCTGCAGATGGACGAGATCATAGCCACGAGCGGATTGACAGTGGGGGAACTTTCCGCTATTTTACTGCGCCTGGAGCTGAGGGGGGTCATAACCCAGCTCCCCGGCAAGCATTTTGCCGTCATCTGA